A single region of the Pseudomonas sp. PDM14 genome encodes:
- a CDS encoding LysE family translocator: MTLELLLAFVAFAFVTSVTPGPNNMMLLASGVNFGVRRSVPHMLGISLGFMVLVMAVGFGLGQLFEQFPPLYLILRYAGAAYLIYLAWKIAGSGAPDASGKERGKPFTFLQAAAFQWVNPKAWIMAIGAITTYTPQEGFLFNVLVIAALFALVNCPSVGLWTVAGSLLRHWLERPAILRAFNYGMAFLLVASLYPILFNV; this comes from the coding sequence ATGACGCTGGAACTGCTGCTCGCCTTTGTCGCCTTCGCCTTCGTCACGTCGGTGACGCCCGGCCCGAACAACATGATGCTGCTCGCCTCCGGGGTGAACTTCGGCGTGCGCCGCAGCGTGCCGCACATGCTCGGTATCAGCCTGGGTTTCATGGTGCTGGTGATGGCCGTCGGTTTCGGCCTCGGTCAGCTGTTCGAACAGTTTCCGCCGCTGTACCTGATCCTGCGTTATGCCGGTGCGGCCTATCTGATCTACCTGGCGTGGAAGATCGCCGGCTCCGGGGCGCCGGACGCCAGTGGCAAAGAACGCGGCAAGCCGTTCACCTTCCTCCAGGCCGCTGCGTTCCAGTGGGTCAACCCAAAGGCCTGGATCATGGCCATTGGGGCAATCACCACCTACACGCCGCAAGAAGGCTTTCTGTTCAACGTGCTGGTGATCGCCGCGCTCTTCGCCCTGGTCAACTGCCCCAGCGTCGGCCTCTGGACGGTTGCCGGCAGCCTGCTGCGGCATTGGCTGGAGCGCCCGGCGATACTGCGTGCGTTCAATTACGGCATGGCTTTCCTGCTGGTCGCCTCGCTCTACCCGATCCTGTTCAACGTCTAG
- a CDS encoding glutathione S-transferase family protein: MYKVYGDVISGNCYKVKLALHLLDKPYEWLPIDILKGETQSEEFLAKNPNGKIPVLELEDGTTLWESNAILNYLADGSDLLLSEPRLRTQVLQWQFFEQYSHEPYVAVARFIKLYQGMPAERQEEFELCQVRGHKAFKVMEQQLKRTPYLVGDQYSIADIALYAYTHVADEGGFDISGYPAINEWLARVASHPRHVTMRG, from the coding sequence ATGTACAAGGTTTACGGTGATGTGATTTCCGGCAATTGCTACAAGGTCAAACTGGCCCTGCACTTGCTCGACAAACCCTACGAGTGGCTGCCGATCGACATCCTCAAGGGCGAGACCCAGAGCGAGGAATTCCTGGCCAAGAACCCGAATGGCAAGATCCCGGTGCTTGAGCTCGAAGACGGCACCACATTGTGGGAGTCCAATGCCATCCTCAATTACCTCGCCGACGGCAGCGACCTGCTGCTGAGCGAGCCACGCCTGCGCACCCAGGTGTTGCAGTGGCAGTTCTTCGAGCAGTACAGCCACGAGCCTTACGTCGCCGTGGCGCGCTTCATCAAGCTGTACCAGGGCATGCCTGCCGAGCGTCAGGAAGAGTTCGAGCTGTGCCAGGTGCGCGGCCACAAGGCGTTCAAGGTCATGGAGCAGCAGCTCAAGCGCACGCCGTACCTGGTCGGCGACCAGTACTCGATTGCCGACATCGCCCTGTATGCCTACACCCACGTGGCGGATGAAGGCGGTTTCGACATCAGCGGCTACCCCGCCATCAACGAGTGGTTGGCGCGGGTCGCCAGCCATCCGCGCCATGTGACCATGCGTGGCTGA
- a CDS encoding bile acid:sodium symporter family protein yields the protein MTASPLLTAFLPIALGIIMLGLGLSLTLADFARVAKFPKPVLIGLACQIILLPLLCFFIAKGFGLAPALAVGLMLLAASPGGTSANLYSHLAHGDVALNITLTAVNSVIAVLTMPFIVNLSLQYFMTADQALPLQFTKVIQVFAIVLGPVVIGMLIRSRFPGFAARMDKPVKIGSALFLVLVIVLAFVKDWQTVVEYAPVVGAAALVFNVVSLGVGYFVPRLLKLPLRQAVAIGMEIGIHNGTLAIALALSPMLLNNPTMGIPAAIYSFIMFFTAAAFGWWVNFAHGKQLAAEAARAE from the coding sequence ATGACCGCTAGTCCCCTGCTGACCGCTTTCCTACCCATCGCTCTGGGCATCATCATGCTTGGGCTGGGTCTGTCGCTGACCCTGGCGGACTTTGCCCGGGTGGCGAAATTCCCCAAACCCGTGCTCATCGGTCTGGCCTGCCAGATCATCCTGTTACCGCTGCTGTGCTTCTTCATCGCCAAGGGCTTCGGTCTGGCGCCGGCCCTGGCGGTCGGCCTGATGCTGCTGGCGGCCTCGCCGGGCGGCACCTCGGCCAACCTCTACAGCCACCTGGCGCACGGTGACGTGGCGCTGAACATCACCCTGACCGCGGTCAACTCGGTGATCGCGGTGCTGACCATGCCCTTCATCGTCAACCTGTCGCTGCAGTACTTCATGACGGCCGATCAGGCGCTGCCGCTGCAGTTCACCAAGGTCATCCAGGTGTTCGCCATCGTGCTCGGCCCGGTGGTGATCGGCATGCTCATCCGCAGCCGCTTCCCCGGTTTTGCCGCGCGCATGGACAAGCCGGTGAAGATCGGTTCGGCGCTGTTCCTGGTGCTGGTAATCGTGCTGGCCTTCGTCAAGGACTGGCAGACCGTGGTCGAGTACGCCCCGGTGGTCGGTGCTGCGGCGCTGGTGTTCAACGTGGTCAGCCTCGGCGTCGGCTACTTCGTGCCACGCCTGCTCAAGCTGCCGCTGCGTCAGGCGGTGGCTATCGGCATGGAAATCGGCATTCACAACGGCACCCTGGCCATCGCCCTGGCGCTCAGCCCGATGCTGCTGAACAACCCGACCATGGGCATTCCGGCGGCGATCTACAGCTTCATCATGTTCTTCACCGCCGCGGCGTTCGGCTGGTGGGTCAACTTCGCCCACGGCAAGCAGCTGGCGGCAGAAGCGGCACGCGCGGAGTGA
- a CDS encoding cysteine hydrolase family protein encodes MSDPKTLFQLTGRGYAPATLSKATLLIIDAQEEYRSGALQLPDVDAAVEEIATLLAAARKLGTPILHVRHLGIPGGLLDPQGPRGHFISGLEPLPEEPVVEKRLPNAFAGTELHERLQQLGHLDLIVCGFMTHSSVSTTVRAAKDYGYRCTLVDTACATRSLPHASGLIDARVLHDAEMAALADNYAILVPQARALL; translated from the coding sequence ATGTCCGATCCCAAAACCCTGTTCCAGCTGACGGGCCGCGGTTATGCGCCAGCCACGCTGAGCAAGGCCACGCTGCTGATCATCGACGCGCAGGAGGAGTACCGCAGCGGGGCGCTGCAACTGCCTGACGTGGATGCCGCCGTCGAGGAAATCGCCACACTGCTCGCCGCCGCACGCAAACTCGGCACGCCGATCCTGCATGTGCGTCACCTGGGTATTCCCGGCGGCCTGCTCGATCCGCAGGGTCCGCGCGGCCACTTCATCAGCGGCCTGGAACCGCTGCCGGAAGAGCCGGTGGTGGAGAAGCGCCTGCCCAATGCCTTCGCCGGCACCGAGCTGCACGAACGTCTGCAGCAGCTGGGGCACCTGGACCTGATCGTCTGCGGCTTCATGACCCACTCCAGCGTCAGCACCACCGTGCGTGCCGCCAAGGATTACGGCTACCGTTGCACTCTGGTCGACACGGCCTGTGCCACCCGCAGCCTGCCCCACGCCAGCGGTCTGATCGACGCCCGCGTGCTGCACGATGCGGAGATGGCCGCGCTGGCGGACAACTACGCGATCCTGGTACCCCAGGCTCGCGCCCTGCTCTGA
- the folE gene encoding GTP cyclohydrolase I FolE gives MSLEQQYTAILGQLGEDVSREGLLDTPKRAAKAMQYLCRGYQQTLEEVTNGALFSSDNSEMVLVKNIELYSLCEHHLLPFIGKAHVAYIPSGKVLGLSKVARIVDMYARRLQIQENLSRQIAEAIQQVTGALGVAVVIEAQHMCMMMRGVEKQNSSMVTSVMLGEFRDNAATRSEFLSLIS, from the coding sequence ATGTCCCTGGAACAGCAATACACCGCGATCCTCGGCCAGCTCGGCGAGGACGTGTCCCGCGAAGGCCTGCTCGACACCCCGAAACGTGCCGCCAAAGCCATGCAGTACCTCTGCCGTGGCTACCAGCAGACGCTCGAGGAAGTCACCAACGGCGCCCTGTTCAGTTCCGACAACAGCGAAATGGTGCTGGTGAAGAACATCGAGCTGTACTCGCTGTGCGAACACCACCTGCTGCCTTTCATCGGCAAGGCCCACGTGGCCTACATCCCCAGCGGCAAGGTGCTTGGCCTGTCCAAGGTCGCCCGCATAGTCGACATGTACGCACGTCGCCTGCAGATCCAGGAAAACCTCAGCCGGCAGATCGCCGAGGCCATCCAGCAGGTCACCGGCGCCCTGGGCGTTGCCGTGGTCATCGAGGCCCAGCACATGTGCATGATGATGCGCGGCGTGGAGAAGCAGAATTCCTCGATGGTCACCTCGGTGATGCTCGGCGAGTTCCGCGACAACGCCGCCACCCGCAGCGAGTTCCTCAGCCTGATCAGCTAA
- a CDS encoding SDR family oxidoreductase has protein sequence MSMSFSGKVAQVTGAAAGIGRATAQAFAAQGLQVVVSDVDVAGGEGTVQLIRDAGGDAVFVRCDVTREAEVKVLMERTLAAYGRLDYAFNNAGIEIEKGKIAEGSEEEYDAIMGVNVKGVWLCMKHQIPLMLAQGGGAIVNTASVAGVMAAPKMSIYAASKHAVIGLTKSAAVEYAKKKIRVNAVCPAVIDTDMFRRAYEADPRKAEFAAAMHPVGRIGKVEEIATGVLYLCCDGAGFTTGHSLLLDGGATII, from the coding sequence ATGAGCATGAGTTTTTCCGGCAAAGTCGCCCAGGTCACTGGCGCCGCGGCAGGTATCGGTCGCGCTACCGCCCAGGCATTCGCTGCCCAGGGCCTGCAGGTCGTGGTCTCCGACGTGGACGTGGCTGGCGGTGAAGGCACCGTTCAACTGATCCGCGACGCCGGTGGCGATGCCGTGTTCGTGCGCTGCGACGTGACCCGCGAAGCCGAGGTCAAGGTGCTCATGGAGCGCACCCTGGCCGCCTATGGCCGCCTGGACTATGCCTTCAACAACGCCGGCATCGAGATCGAAAAGGGCAAAATCGCCGAAGGCAGCGAGGAAGAGTACGACGCGATCATGGGCGTCAACGTCAAGGGCGTGTGGCTGTGCATGAAGCACCAGATCCCGCTGATGCTGGCCCAGGGCGGCGGCGCCATCGTCAACACCGCATCGGTTGCCGGTGTGATGGCCGCGCCGAAGATGAGCATCTACGCCGCTTCCAAGCACGCAGTGATCGGCCTGACCAAGTCGGCCGCAGTGGAATACGCGAAGAAGAAAATCCGCGTCAACGCCGTGTGCCCGGCGGTGATCGATACCGACATGTTCCGCCGCGCCTACGAGGCCGATCCGCGCAAGGCCGAGTTCGCCGCTGCCATGCACCCGGTCGGACGTATCGGCAAGGTCGAGGAAATCGCCACTGGCGTGCTTTATCTCTGCTGCGACGGTGCCGGGTTCACCACTGGGCACTCGCTGCTCCTCGATGGCGGCGCAACCATCATCTGA
- a CDS encoding PLP-dependent aminotransferase family protein, translating into MAFSERVARLKSSLIREILAAAQRPEVMSFAGGLPAEPMLPKVDWSEMPASIGQYGMSEGEPALREAIAAEARALGVPCDASQVLIVSGSQQTLDLASKLFIDPGTEILVEAPTYLAALQSFQLFGADCLSVPQEADGPELEALRSRLQQSKPAFAYLIPTFQNPSAVRYSEAKRDAVAALLDEFGVTLIEDEPYRELVFDAGSAKPIVSRLQRASWIYTGTVSKTLLPGLRVGYLIATPDLFPHLLRLKQSADLHTNRIGQWQALQWLGSERYREHLAELRDFYRQRRDAMQAVLEEHFSDLADWQVPQGGLFFWLTLKQPLDTRTLLAPALARNVAFMPGEPFFIDPEQNPGHLRLNFSHVAPERLDEGLKRLAEVIREALAAQAA; encoded by the coding sequence ATGGCCTTCTCTGAACGTGTTGCCCGCCTGAAAAGCTCTCTGATCCGTGAAATCCTCGCTGCCGCGCAGCGTCCCGAGGTGATGTCGTTCGCCGGTGGCCTGCCTGCCGAACCGATGCTGCCCAAGGTCGACTGGAGCGAGATGCCGGCCAGCATCGGCCAGTACGGCATGAGCGAAGGCGAGCCGGCCCTGCGCGAAGCCATCGCCGCCGAAGCCCGCGCCCTCGGCGTGCCGTGCGACGCCAGCCAGGTGTTGATCGTCTCCGGTTCCCAGCAGACCCTCGACCTGGCGAGCAAGCTGTTCATTGATCCGGGTACCGAAATCCTCGTCGAGGCGCCGACCTACCTGGCCGCGCTGCAGTCGTTCCAGCTATTCGGTGCCGACTGCCTGAGCGTGCCGCAAGAAGCCGACGGCCCTGAGCTGGAAGCACTGCGCAGCCGTCTGCAGCAGAGCAAGCCGGCCTTCGCCTACCTGATCCCGACCTTCCAGAACCCGTCCGCAGTGCGCTACAGCGAGGCCAAGCGCGACGCCGTGGCCGCGCTGCTCGACGAGTTCGGCGTGACCCTGATCGAAGACGAGCCGTACCGCGAACTGGTGTTCGATGCCGGCAGCGCCAAGCCAATCGTCAGCCGCCTGCAGCGGGCCAGCTGGATCTACACCGGCACCGTGTCCAAGACCCTGCTGCCGGGCCTGCGCGTTGGCTACCTGATTGCCACTCCGGACCTGTTCCCGCACCTGCTGCGTCTGAAGCAGTCCGCCGATCTGCACACCAACCGCATCGGCCAGTGGCAGGCGTTGCAGTGGCTGGGTAGCGAGCGCTACCGTGAGCACCTCGCCGAGCTGCGTGACTTCTATCGCCAGCGCCGCGACGCGATGCAGGCGGTGCTGGAAGAGCACTTCAGCGACCTGGCCGACTGGCAGGTGCCGCAAGGCGGGCTGTTCTTCTGGCTGACCCTGAAGCAGCCGCTGGACACCCGCACCTTGCTGGCGCCGGCGCTGGCGCGCAATGTCGCGTTCATGCCGGGCGAGCCGTTCTTCATCGACCCGGAGCAGAACCCCGGTCATCTGCGCCTGAATTTCAGCCACGTCGCCCCCGAGCGCCTGGACGAAGGCCTCAAGCGCCTGGCCGAAGTGATTCGCGAAGCCCTGGCTGCCCAAGCCGCCTGA
- a CDS encoding Smr/MutS family protein — MQDDDFSLFKSAVHGVKPISHDRADTGKPRADRQRISTLRQAATIKTDDIRVDGLSDQFVIDVAAEEELYWARDGVQDGQLRKLKAGQIPFEGSIDLHGMSVEKARDTLWEFFGEAAKLEIRCVRVTHGKAARTDGKRPLIKSHVNTWLRQHPQVLGFTSCLPRHGGTGALYVLLKRTMLDGRDDD; from the coding sequence ATGCAAGACGACGACTTTTCCCTGTTCAAATCCGCCGTGCACGGCGTCAAGCCGATCAGCCATGATCGCGCCGACACCGGCAAGCCGCGCGCCGACCGGCAGCGCATCAGCACCCTGCGCCAGGCCGCAACGATCAAGACCGACGACATCCGCGTCGACGGCCTCTCCGACCAGTTCGTCATCGACGTGGCCGCCGAGGAAGAACTGTACTGGGCCCGCGACGGCGTGCAGGACGGCCAACTGCGCAAGCTCAAGGCCGGGCAGATTCCCTTCGAAGGCAGCATCGACCTGCACGGCATGTCCGTGGAAAAGGCGCGCGACACCTTGTGGGAATTCTTTGGCGAGGCCGCAAAGCTGGAGATCCGCTGCGTGCGCGTGACCCACGGCAAGGCCGCACGCACGGACGGCAAGCGCCCGCTGATCAAGAGCCACGTCAACACCTGGCTGCGCCAGCACCCACAGGTACTCGGCTTCACCTCCTGCCTGCCGCGCCACGGCGGTACCGGTGCGCTCTACGTGCTGCTCAAACGGACCATGCTCGACGGGCGCGACGACGACTGA
- a CDS encoding thioesterase family protein: MARITLDFSTRQFCYSTHMTVRSTDINASNHLGNDSMISMISEARARFLFDFGIKEAAEADGIIVTDLATMYRAESHARDQLLFEIGVMDFNRYGGDIIFRISRPADGTLIALAKSGFVFFDYRHGKVTTMPDAFRALFPEVNWLD, from the coding sequence ATGGCGCGCATCACCCTCGATTTCTCCACCCGGCAGTTCTGCTACAGCACCCACATGACCGTGCGCAGCACCGACATCAACGCCAGCAACCACCTGGGCAACGATTCGATGATCTCGATGATTTCCGAAGCGCGGGCCCGCTTTCTCTTCGACTTCGGCATCAAGGAAGCGGCCGAGGCCGACGGCATCATCGTCACCGACCTGGCGACCATGTACCGCGCCGAATCCCACGCCCGCGACCAACTGCTCTTCGAGATCGGCGTGATGGACTTCAACCGCTACGGCGGCGATATCATATTCCGCATCAGCCGCCCGGCCGACGGCACGCTGATCGCCCTGGCGAAGTCCGGCTTCGTGTTCTTCGACTACCGCCACGGCAAGGTCACCACCATGCCCGACGCCTTCCGCGCGCTGTTCCCCGAGGTCAACTGGCTGGACTGA
- a CDS encoding MarR family transcriptional regulator: MLDLKKTTSQQAAMEAFFFGYQAFTAKPDEILARRGLSRVHHRILFFIARYPGLSVKQLLGYLGVSKQALNTPLRQLLEMHLVESVAADNDKRKRLLGLTGDGAKLEQALRREQVKLLDRVFKESGEMAVRNWLAVNQALGNAHQPASDD, translated from the coding sequence ATGCTTGACCTGAAAAAGACCACCAGTCAGCAGGCCGCCATGGAAGCGTTCTTCTTTGGCTACCAGGCCTTTACCGCCAAGCCCGATGAAATTCTCGCGCGTCGCGGTCTGTCACGGGTGCACCACCGCATCCTGTTCTTCATCGCCCGCTACCCGGGCCTGAGCGTGAAACAGTTGCTGGGTTACCTAGGCGTCAGCAAGCAGGCGCTGAACACGCCACTGCGGCAGTTGCTGGAAATGCACCTGGTGGAAAGCGTGGCGGCAGACAACGACAAGCGCAAACGCCTGCTCGGCCTGACCGGCGACGGCGCAAAGCTGGAACAGGCGCTACGGCGCGAGCAGGTCAAGCTGCTCGACCGCGTGTTCAAGGAGTCCGGCGAGATGGCCGTGCGCAACTGGCTGGCGGTCAACCAGGCACTGGGCAACGCCCACCAGCCGGCGAGCGACGACTAG
- a CDS encoding NADP-dependent oxidoreductase has translation MSQINRQFLLANRPVGAATRDTFSYVENPVGEPGPKQILVENLYLSLDPAMRGWMNDAKSYIPPVGIGEVMRALGVGKVIASQHPDFAVGDHVNGALGVQDYFLGEPRGFYKVDPNRAPLPLYLSALGMTGMTAYFAFLDVGQPKEGDTVVISGAAGAVGSVVGQIAKIKGCRVIGIAGGAEKCKLLTDELGFDGVIDYKNEDLHAGLKRECPKGVDVYFDNVGGEILDAVLTRIAPKARIVICGAISQYNNKENVKGPANYLSLLVNRARMEGFVVMDYAAQFADAAKEMGGWMAAGKLKSKEDIVEGLETFPETLGKLFSGENFGKLVLKVR, from the coding sequence ATGTCCCAGATCAATCGCCAGTTCCTGCTCGCCAACCGCCCGGTCGGCGCTGCCACACGCGACACCTTCTCCTACGTGGAAAACCCGGTCGGCGAACCGGGTCCGAAACAGATTCTGGTGGAAAACCTCTACCTGTCGCTGGACCCGGCCATGCGCGGTTGGATGAACGACGCCAAGTCGTACATTCCTCCGGTCGGCATCGGCGAGGTAATGCGTGCACTCGGCGTCGGCAAGGTGATCGCCTCGCAGCACCCGGACTTCGCCGTGGGGGACCACGTGAACGGCGCGCTCGGCGTGCAGGACTATTTCCTCGGCGAGCCGCGCGGCTTCTACAAGGTCGACCCGAACCGCGCGCCGCTGCCGCTGTACCTCTCCGCGCTGGGTATGACCGGCATGACCGCCTACTTCGCCTTCCTCGACGTTGGCCAGCCGAAAGAAGGCGACACCGTGGTGATTTCCGGCGCCGCCGGTGCGGTCGGCAGCGTGGTCGGGCAGATCGCCAAGATCAAGGGCTGCCGCGTGATCGGCATCGCCGGCGGGGCCGAGAAGTGCAAGCTGCTGACCGACGAGCTCGGCTTCGACGGCGTGATCGACTACAAGAATGAAGACCTGCACGCCGGCCTCAAGCGCGAGTGCCCGAAAGGCGTGGACGTGTACTTCGACAACGTCGGCGGCGAGATCCTCGACGCCGTACTGACCCGCATCGCGCCGAAGGCGCGCATCGTCATCTGCGGTGCGATCAGCCAGTACAACAACAAGGAAAACGTCAAAGGCCCGGCCAACTACCTGTCGCTGCTGGTCAACCGCGCACGCATGGAGGGCTTCGTGGTGATGGACTACGCCGCGCAGTTCGCCGATGCCGCCAAGGAAATGGGCGGCTGGATGGCAGCCGGCAAGCTGAAGAGCAAGGAAGACATCGTCGAAGGGCTGGAAACCTTCCCGGAAACCCTGGGCAAGCTGTTCAGCGGCGAGAACTTCGGCAAGCTGGTACTCAAGGTTCGCTGA
- a CDS encoding benzoate/H(+) symporter BenE family transporter, whose amino-acid sequence MKSAEVVRLRPFADSSPSAVVAGFVAMLTGYTSSLVLMFQAGQAAGLSTEQISSWLWALSIGMGLCTIGLSLRYRSPIVVAWSTPGAALLITSLPGVTYPEAIGAFVVCAVLLALLGLSGAFERVMRHLPASLAAALLAGILFRIGSEIFVAAQHSTALVLAMFFTFLFGKRLLPRYAILAALLVGGALAGILGLLDFSHFKLQVAMPVWTTPSFSLSAAISIGLPLFVVAMASQNIPGIAVLRADGYHIPPSPLIATTGLASVLLAPFGSHGINLAAISAAICTGKEAHENPQKRYTAAVWCGVFNCIAGVFAATLAALFAALPAALVLSIAALALLGSIGNGLAQAMNEPGERDAALITFMVTASGMTLVGIGSAFWGLIAGGLTLLILNARKR is encoded by the coding sequence ATGAAATCCGCAGAAGTCGTTCGCCTTCGCCCCTTCGCCGACTCCTCGCCGTCGGCGGTAGTCGCCGGCTTCGTCGCCATGCTCACCGGCTACACCAGCTCGCTGGTGCTGATGTTCCAGGCTGGCCAGGCCGCGGGCCTGAGCACCGAGCAGATTTCCTCCTGGCTGTGGGCGCTGTCGATCGGCATGGGTCTTTGCACCATCGGCCTGTCGCTGCGCTATCGCTCACCCATCGTGGTGGCCTGGTCGACGCCGGGCGCGGCGCTGCTGATCACCAGCCTGCCGGGCGTGACCTACCCCGAGGCCATCGGCGCCTTCGTGGTCTGCGCGGTGTTGCTCGCCCTGCTCGGCCTGTCCGGTGCCTTCGAGCGGGTCATGCGTCATCTGCCAGCCTCGCTGGCTGCGGCACTGCTGGCCGGCATTCTGTTTCGCATCGGCAGCGAGATCTTCGTCGCCGCGCAGCACAGCACCGCGCTGGTACTGGCGATGTTCTTCACCTTCCTGTTCGGCAAGCGCCTGCTGCCGCGCTATGCGATCCTCGCTGCGCTGTTGGTCGGCGGCGCGTTGGCAGGCATCCTCGGCCTGCTCGATTTCAGCCACTTCAAACTGCAGGTGGCGATGCCGGTATGGACCACGCCGAGTTTTTCCCTGAGCGCGGCGATCAGCATCGGCCTGCCGCTGTTCGTGGTCGCCATGGCCTCGCAGAACATACCCGGCATTGCCGTGCTACGCGCCGATGGCTACCACATTCCACCGTCGCCGCTGATTGCCACCACCGGTCTGGCCTCGGTGCTGCTGGCGCCATTCGGCTCCCACGGGATCAACCTGGCGGCGATCAGCGCGGCGATCTGCACCGGCAAGGAAGCCCATGAGAATCCGCAGAAGCGCTACACCGCCGCGGTCTGGTGTGGCGTGTTCAACTGCATCGCCGGCGTATTCGCCGCCACCCTGGCCGCACTCTTCGCCGCCCTGCCCGCTGCTCTTGTGCTGTCCATCGCCGCCCTGGCGCTGCTGGGCTCGATCGGCAATGGCCTGGCCCAGGCGATGAACGAACCCGGCGAACGCGACGCCGCGCTGATCACCTTCATGGTCACCGCTTCGGGCATGACCCTGGTGGGTATCGGTTCAGCCTTCTGGGGCCTGATCGCCGGCGGCCTGACCCTGCTGATCCTCAATGCGCGCAAGCGCTGA
- the pyrF gene encoding orotidine-5'-phosphate decarboxylase, whose protein sequence is MSCQTPIIVALDFPSRDAALALADQLDPKLCRVKVGKELFTSCASEIVGTLRERGFEVFLDLKFHDIPNTTAMAVKAAAEMGVWMVNVHCSGGLRMMAACRETLDAFNGPKPLLIGVTVLTSMEREDLAGIGLDIEPQEQVLRLAALAQRAGMDGLVCSAQEAPALKAAHPALQLVTPGIRPAGSAQDDQRRILTPAQALQAGSDYLVIGRPISQAADPAKALADIVAELA, encoded by the coding sequence ATGTCCTGCCAGACCCCGATCATCGTTGCCCTCGACTTTCCTTCCCGTGACGCAGCCCTGGCGCTGGCCGATCAGCTCGACCCGAAATTGTGCCGGGTCAAGGTGGGCAAGGAGCTGTTCACCAGCTGCGCGTCGGAGATCGTCGGTACCCTGCGCGAGCGCGGCTTCGAGGTGTTCCTCGATCTGAAATTCCATGACATCCCCAACACCACGGCGATGGCGGTCAAGGCTGCCGCCGAGATGGGCGTGTGGATGGTCAACGTGCACTGCTCCGGCGGCCTGCGCATGATGGCGGCCTGCCGCGAGACCCTCGATGCCTTCAACGGCCCGAAACCGCTGCTGATCGGCGTGACCGTGCTGACCAGCATGGAACGCGAGGACCTGGCCGGTATCGGTCTGGACATCGAACCGCAGGAGCAGGTGCTGCGCCTCGCCGCGCTGGCCCAGCGTGCCGGCATGGACGGCCTGGTCTGTTCTGCCCAGGAAGCACCGGCGCTGAAAGCCGCGCACCCGGCACTGCAACTGGTCACCCCCGGCATTCGCCCGGCCGGCAGCGCGCAGGACGACCAGCGCCGTATCCTTACCCCGGCACAGGCGCTGCAGGCCGGTTCGGATTACCTGGTTATCGGTCGCCCGATCAGCCAGGCAGCCGATCCCGCCAAGGCGCTGGCGGACATCGTCGCCGAGCTGGCTTGA
- a CDS encoding ZIP family metal transporter, with amino-acid sequence MDSATILAAGLWGLLAASSLLVGAAIGVFCALPRKVVASIMAYGSGVLIAAICFEQIPEARRLGGDLPTLIGMCAGGVVFVLASQWLEHLQQHRRNTVGKGSILGLLIAAGAFLDGIPESLGLGLGLLDGGSVSSMLLVAIFLSNLPEGLASASGLREEGHSRRWIFLLWGAIVLLSGLAAMSGPALFADLPPHWLAVALGFSAGAVLCMLVDTLIPEAFAETHALTGLITLAGFMTALAIGG; translated from the coding sequence ATGGACAGTGCAACCATCCTGGCCGCCGGCCTGTGGGGCCTGCTGGCGGCGAGCAGCCTGCTGGTCGGCGCGGCCATCGGCGTGTTCTGCGCGCTGCCGCGCAAGGTGGTGGCGTCGATCATGGCCTACGGCAGTGGCGTGCTGATCGCCGCCATCTGCTTCGAGCAGATTCCCGAGGCGCGCCGTCTGGGCGGCGACCTGCCGACGCTGATCGGCATGTGTGCCGGTGGCGTGGTGTTCGTGCTCGCCAGTCAATGGCTGGAACACCTGCAGCAGCACCGGCGAAACACGGTGGGCAAGGGCTCGATCCTCGGCCTGCTGATCGCCGCCGGGGCTTTTCTCGACGGCATTCCGGAATCCCTCGGCCTGGGCCTCGGGCTGCTCGATGGTGGCTCGGTAAGCAGCATGCTGCTGGTGGCGATCTTCCTCTCCAACCTGCCCGAGGGCCTGGCCAGCGCCAGCGGGTTGCGTGAGGAAGGCCACAGCCGGCGCTGGATCTTCCTGTTGTGGGGCGCCATCGTGCTGCTCTCCGGGCTGGCGGCGATGTCCGGCCCGGCCCTGTTCGCCGACCTGCCGCCGCACTGGCTGGCAGTGGCGCTGGGGTTCTCCGCGGGGGCGGTGCTGTGCATGCTGGTCGATACGCTGATCCCCGAAGCCTTTGCCGAGACCCATGCGCTCACCGGTTTGATCACCCTGGCCGGGTTCATGACCGCACTGGCCATCGGCGGTTAG